A stretch of the Sulfurospirillum sp. UCH001 genome encodes the following:
- the mnmH gene encoding tRNA 2-selenouridine(34) synthase MnmH, protein MLIDLAIDDFIAQKSTFDLLIDARSPKEFHESHVLNAQNFYALNDAEHQEVGTLYKQVSRNDAKILGARYICQNMALHLQQIAKTYKIGSKIGIYCARGGLRSSSIAIILSHIGYQVYRLKGGYKSYRFYVLTYLDHFPHKRFIVLGGNTGCGKSELIQVLKPSIDLEKLANHLGSSFGSIKGAQPSQKAFENILCEILCKIDPNDYIFIEAESKKMGKCTIPALLHERILQGYRVEITAPLSQRIERILKDYNCITPEFFYHAIEMISPYIKKSVKAEVLLAYEKEDLAEVSKILLVAYYDLVYKKPHHIDMILDNSNQQVTLEALHTLREKLSHL, encoded by the coding sequence ATGTTAATTGATTTAGCAATCGATGATTTTATTGCACAAAAATCGACTTTTGACCTTCTTATTGATGCGCGTAGCCCCAAAGAATTTCACGAATCACACGTTTTAAATGCCCAAAATTTTTACGCATTAAATGATGCTGAGCATCAAGAAGTAGGAACACTTTACAAACAAGTCTCACGTAACGACGCTAAAATTTTAGGGGCGCGTTATATCTGCCAAAATATGGCTCTTCACCTTCAACAAATCGCAAAGACGTACAAAATAGGCTCAAAAATTGGTATCTATTGTGCTAGAGGAGGGCTTAGATCTAGTTCTATTGCCATTATTCTCTCACATATTGGTTATCAAGTCTATCGACTCAAAGGTGGCTACAAAAGCTACCGTTTTTATGTGCTTACATATCTTGATCATTTTCCACACAAGCGATTTATCGTTCTAGGTGGTAATACAGGATGTGGAAAAAGCGAACTAATCCAAGTACTCAAACCTTCCATCGATCTTGAAAAATTAGCAAATCACTTAGGTTCTAGCTTTGGCAGTATCAAAGGTGCACAACCCAGCCAAAAAGCTTTTGAAAATATTTTATGCGAAATTTTATGTAAAATTGATCCAAATGACTATATATTCATTGAAGCAGAAAGCAAGAAAATGGGCAAATGTACGATTCCAGCCCTCTTACATGAACGTATCTTGCAAGGCTATCGTGTCGAAATCACAGCACCACTTTCTCAGCGAATAGAGCGCATTTTGAAAGATTATAACTGTATAACTCCAGAATTTTTTTATCACGCTATCGAAATGATTTCGCCCTATATCAAAAAAAGTGTCAAAGCAGAAGTGCTTCTTGCATATGAAAAAGAAGATTTAGCTGAAGTCTCTAAAATACTCCTAGTTGCGTATTATGATCTAGTGTATAAAAAACCACACCATATTGATATGATTCTCGATAATTCAAATCAACAGGTCACGCTTGAGGCACTACATACCTTACGAGAAAAACTTTCTCATCTTTAA
- a CDS encoding YkgJ family cysteine cluster protein, whose product MEQLMRCDGYPYAFDPKACQNCSGKCCVGESGYIWVSPEEISAIALKLSLSKEEFINKYLLKIRYRFTIKEIAYEGGYGCVFFDMEKKMCRIYDVRPSQCRTFPFWEYFKENIDEVVSECPGIIRL is encoded by the coding sequence ATGGAACAATTAATGCGATGTGATGGATACCCTTATGCGTTTGATCCAAAAGCATGTCAAAATTGCTCAGGGAAATGCTGTGTAGGGGAGAGTGGATACATCTGGGTGAGCCCTGAAGAGATTAGCGCAATAGCGCTCAAACTTTCACTGAGTAAAGAAGAATTTATCAATAAGTATTTACTAAAAATTCGCTATCGTTTCACGATCAAAGAGATCGCGTACGAAGGCGGCTATGGTTGCGTCTTTTTTGATATGGAAAAAAAGATGTGTCGTATCTATGACGTACGACCTTCACAGTGCCGTACCTTCCCATTTTGGGAATATTTTAAAGAAAACATTGACGAGGTAGTTTCAGAATGTCCCGGTATTATTCGCTTATAG
- a CDS encoding tRNA1(Val) (adenine(37)-N6)-methyltransferase, translated as MNLFQLDKGYRYNSDTLLLYDFISTFTPKGEVLDVGCGCGILGLLLKRDFPSLKMHLLDIQEQNCTIAYANAEQNGIEIASVICHDFLSIRFECKFDMIVSNPPFYHKGGVKNEDTSLFLSRHSSALPFDAFAKKVTKTLSNRGYFCFCYDAKQLDHLMAALLANGLNVEDICFVYPKEEKEASLVLIRARKNSKSLCKVHPPLFIYTGEVFSERVQSIFKRSQTQSVTWNN; from the coding sequence ATGAATTTATTTCAACTCGACAAAGGCTATCGATACAACAGCGATACACTACTCCTTTATGATTTCATCAGTACATTTACGCCAAAAGGCGAGGTACTTGATGTGGGGTGTGGCTGTGGTATTTTGGGATTATTGCTTAAACGTGATTTTCCATCTTTAAAAATGCATCTTTTAGATATACAAGAACAAAATTGTACGATTGCATATGCCAATGCAGAACAAAATGGTATAGAGATTGCTAGTGTTATATGTCATGATTTTTTAAGTATCCGATTTGAATGTAAATTTGATATGATCGTTTCAAATCCTCCTTTTTATCACAAAGGCGGAGTAAAGAATGAAGATACATCTCTCTTCTTGAGTCGTCATAGCAGTGCACTCCCTTTTGATGCTTTTGCAAAAAAAGTCACAAAAACACTTAGCAACCGTGGGTATTTTTGTTTTTGTTATGACGCTAAGCAACTCGATCATCTTATGGCAGCCTTACTCGCTAATGGGCTCAACGTTGAAGATATCTGTTTTGTTTATCCAAAAGAAGAAAAAGAGGCATCATTGGTACTTATTCGTGCTCGAAAAAACTCGAAATCACTTTGTAAAGTACATCCACCATTGTTTATATATACTGGTGAAGTCTTTAGTGAGCGTGTTCAATCTATTTTCAAGCGATCTCAAACACAGAGTGTAACATGGAACAATTAA
- a CDS encoding energy-coupling factor ABC transporter ATP-binding protein, giving the protein MIKIEDLTYQYESKCVLDKLSFEIQAGEKVVLLGNNGSGKSTLLRILAGLYFGEGSYTYKERLITKKSVDKSFRKEIGILFQNPETMMFNPTVYDEIAFGLREFDVANVDERVHAMAEKFSLQQHLQSSPLKLSGGEKQKVMLCAILALEPQFLLLDEPTANMDPKTTGWFVDLLSEMKITTLISTHNISLAYELGDRAFVLNDKHQLIYNGEVEALMRNKKILIEGNLLHIHAHKHKDFHHSHYHMHHF; this is encoded by the coding sequence TTGATCAAAATTGAAGATTTAACGTATCAATATGAAAGCAAATGTGTTTTAGATAAACTCTCTTTTGAAATTCAAGCAGGTGAAAAAGTTGTTCTCCTTGGAAATAATGGCAGTGGAAAAAGTACACTTCTTCGTATTCTTGCAGGGCTTTATTTTGGAGAAGGCAGCTACACCTATAAAGAGCGTTTGATTACGAAAAAGAGCGTTGATAAATCTTTTCGCAAAGAAATAGGTATATTATTTCAAAATCCTGAAACAATGATGTTCAATCCAACCGTATACGACGAGATTGCTTTTGGGTTGAGAGAATTTGATGTTGCAAATGTCGATGAGAGAGTTCATGCAATGGCAGAAAAATTCTCTTTACAACAGCATTTGCAAAGCTCTCCGTTGAAACTTAGTGGTGGAGAAAAACAAAAAGTAATGCTATGTGCTATTTTAGCATTGGAGCCACAATTTCTACTTTTAGATGAACCAACAGCCAATATGGATCCTAAAACGACAGGTTGGTTCGTGGATTTGCTATCAGAGATGAAAATTACTACACTTATTTCAACGCATAATATCTCTTTAGCGTATGAATTAGGCGATAGAGCTTTTGTATTGAACGATAAACATCAACTTATCTATAATGGTGAAGTTGAAGCATTAATGCGCAATAAAAAGATTTTAATAGAGGGAAATTTGTTGCATATCCATGCGCATAAACACAAAGATTTTCATCATTCCCACTACCATATGCACCATTTTTAA
- a CDS encoding PDGLE domain-containing protein, giving the protein MKKILYPMLIIFILIPLGLISENPAWAEWDNEYYQEALGFIPKGIENALHVKVLAPDYTIEGMNGIVAYYLSGMLGVALIFGIFYLLGKKLAR; this is encoded by the coding sequence ATGAAAAAAATTCTCTATCCAATGCTCATTATTTTTATATTGATTCCTTTGGGATTGATTAGTGAAAATCCTGCATGGGCTGAGTGGGATAACGAATATTACCAAGAAGCATTAGGTTTTATTCCTAAAGGAATTGAAAATGCCCTTCACGTTAAAGTATTAGCACCTGATTATACGATAGAAGGTATGAATGGTATTGTGGCGTACTATCTTTCTGGCATGCTAGGCGTTGCCCTTATTTTTGGAATTTTTTACCTCTTAGGAAAAAAACTTGCGCGATAG
- the cbiM gene encoding cobalt transporter CbiM — protein sequence MHIPDGYLSPITCIATYAAALPLWVIAFKKLKQDLNETTLPLIASLSALSFIIMMFNIPIPGGTSGHAVGASLIAILFGPWIASLCVSLVLFIQALVFGDGGVTTFGANALLMAFASSFSSYYIFQILKTKSFAPYVSGWVSVVCSSLVLTLFLGIQPLIATLDGQPLYFPFGFDVTFPAVVGSHILFFGVVEGIFTGIAYRYIVKNRIYKGVNA from the coding sequence ATGCATATTCCAGATGGATATCTCTCCCCTATTACATGTATTGCAACGTATGCTGCTGCTTTGCCTTTATGGGTCATTGCATTCAAAAAACTCAAACAAGATCTCAATGAAACAACATTGCCGTTGATTGCTTCGTTAAGCGCTTTGAGCTTTATTATCATGATGTTTAATATCCCCATTCCTGGTGGCACAAGTGGACACGCTGTTGGGGCCTCGTTAATCGCTATTTTATTTGGTCCATGGATTGCTTCATTATGTGTGAGTTTAGTACTTTTTATCCAAGCGCTTGTTTTTGGTGATGGAGGAGTAACAACCTTTGGTGCGAATGCCCTTTTAATGGCTTTTGCATCTTCTTTCTCTTCTTACTATATCTTTCAGATACTCAAAACAAAGTCGTTTGCACCTTATGTAAGCGGCTGGGTGAGTGTTGTATGTTCGTCTTTGGTGTTGACGCTTTTCTTAGGTATTCAACCACTTATTGCGACTTTAGATGGTCAACCTCTTTATTTCCCTTTTGGCTTTGATGTGACTTTCCCTGCTGTTGTGGGTTCACATATCCTCTTTTTTGGTGTGGTTGAAGGTATATTTACGGGTATCGCTTATCGTTATATCGTCAAGAATCGTATCTATAAAGGAGTGAATGCATGA
- a CDS encoding HIT domain-containing protein, with amino-acid sequence MNYMYAPWRDAYFSEKPEGCVFCNISNHPEKDAEHHVLYRDALCFIVMNRYPYAPGHFMVIPHHHTDAIETLEPEVWLHISYIVQRCVKMLKEGIGAQGVNLGMNLGKSGGAGIAEHIHYHLIPRWLGDTNFITTIADTRVYGTDFEKIYTHLQGLVSEYLSC; translated from the coding sequence ATGAATTATATGTACGCACCTTGGCGTGATGCTTATTTTAGCGAAAAACCAGAGGGTTGTGTGTTTTGTAACATTTCAAACCATCCAGAAAAGGATGCGGAGCATCATGTTTTATACCGTGATGCACTCTGTTTTATTGTTATGAACCGTTATCCTTATGCACCAGGCCATTTTATGGTTATTCCACATCACCATACCGATGCTATAGAGACACTTGAGCCAGAAGTGTGGCTACACATCTCGTATATTGTTCAACGCTGTGTCAAAATGCTCAAAGAGGGTATTGGTGCGCAAGGCGTTAACCTTGGTATGAATCTTGGTAAAAGCGGAGGTGCAGGCATTGCTGAGCACATTCATTATCATCTCATACCTAGATGGTTGGGTGATACGAATTTCATTACAACCATTGCTGATACAAGGGTATATGGAACGGATTTTGAAAAAATCTATACACATCTACAAGGACTTGTTTCTGAGTATCTTTCATGTTAA
- the trpC gene encoding indole-3-glycerol phosphate synthase TrpC, with translation MILDEIIKRTREDLEKKKKEYTIDWLGRSLAFNPFMPRDVKPYLKSTPDNPYRMIAEVKKASPSKGIIKADFDPLTIAKAYELGGADAISVLTEPHYFQGNLEYLTQIRRYVPTPLLRKDFIVDEYQILEALVYGADFILLIAKALSKAELKHLLEYALRLGLEVLVEIHDKEDLVKAIFAGANIIGINHRNLETFEMDMSLTEKLMPLIPQGKIIVAESGLTDKETIKHLSKIGADAFLIGEYFMREPDIQASLEAIKRVD, from the coding sequence ATGATTTTAGATGAAATTATTAAACGTACACGTGAAGATTTAGAAAAAAAGAAAAAAGAGTACACCATCGATTGGCTTGGTCGAAGTCTTGCGTTCAATCCTTTTATGCCTCGCGATGTTAAACCATATTTAAAATCGACACCAGACAATCCTTATCGTATGATTGCTGAAGTAAAAAAAGCAAGTCCTAGCAAGGGGATTATTAAAGCAGATTTTGATCCATTGACGATCGCTAAAGCCTATGAATTAGGTGGTGCTGATGCTATATCTGTTTTAACAGAGCCTCACTATTTTCAAGGAAATCTTGAGTATCTAACACAAATCCGCCGTTATGTACCGACACCACTTTTACGAAAAGATTTCATTGTTGATGAATATCAAATCTTAGAAGCCCTTGTTTATGGTGCTGATTTTATTTTATTGATCGCAAAAGCGCTTTCAAAAGCTGAATTAAAACATCTTTTAGAATATGCATTGCGACTTGGACTTGAAGTTTTAGTCGAAATTCATGATAAAGAAGATCTTGTTAAAGCCATTTTTGCAGGTGCAAATATCATTGGTATCAATCACCGCAACTTGGAAACATTTGAAATGGATATGAGTTTAACAGAAAAATTAATGCCACTCATTCCTCAAGGAAAGATCATCGTAGCAGAGAGCGGACTTACCGACAAAGAAACTATCAAACACCTCAGTAAAATTGGTGCTGATGCCTTTTTAATTGGTGAATATTTTATGAGAGAACCTGATATTCAGGCTTCTTTGGAAGCTATCAAAAGAGTCGATTAA